One window of Nostoc sp. C052 genomic DNA carries:
- a CDS encoding Calx-beta domain-containing protein → MSNLIKPFFTLTSNQLGAFSSLENFWDLFDIAFGTQYDRTVAKTVRSQLQASDFSQLPQVELVSNNILGNTNRTYAVSKNTNKETIFANSVSNVESSHSFCTIPPVDPKLVKNQQQQSVASVSAALDLSQTFFLNSLLGANQTIYLDFNGHTTSGTYWNTSYKGGADIITPAFDFDDNTASFSSAELETIQYIWQRVAEDFSPFNVNVTTQAPANINDLINSGSGDTRWGVRVVIGGSSYDWYGGAAGGVAYVGSFNWDSDTPAYVFNKQLGNGDEKSTADAISHEVGHTLGLDHDGRITPQEEYYYGHGSGDTGWAPIMGVGYYQNLVQWSKGEYTSANNLQDDLQIITTQNGFGYRADDSGDTIATAKPLSISGTSVSGSGIIERNTDIDFYSFVTGAGSISLTVNPFSQGPNLDILAELYNSAGVLIASSNPSDLLSANITTSVAAGTYYLKIDGVGKGNPLSTGYTDYGSLGQYFISGSIITNNIPAIALAVSPSSVNEDGTTNLVYTFTRTGSTSDALTVKYNVAGTATFNIDYTQSGAVSFDGTAGTIRFAAGASTGVLTINPTADTTVESNETVALTLATGINYTISTTTGVTGTITNDDFPSINLSAKQTIVEGYTTPQNATYTVSLSNASTQIITVKYATANGTATAGVDYTSTAGTLTFNPGDTSKVINIPILNDSINEANETFTLTLTSPTNASLGTTKTVTTTITDTLTASVTTTLPTNVENLTLTGTTTINGTGNSFNNFIFGNSVNNTLNSRAGNDTLDGNVGNDILNGEEGNDSLQGGPGNDVLNGGSENDILIGVWPGSPLAPGLGEIDKLTGGIGVDRFVVGDATNVFYNDGNNSNAGLTDYALIKDFNSSQDKIQLKGAANRYLLRASPISSVSGTAIYLDTNNNLAFNSTDELIAIVQGSTGLNLTASYFAYV, encoded by the coding sequence ATGAGCAATTTAATAAAACCCTTTTTCACGCTGACATCCAATCAACTGGGTGCTTTTTCTAGTTTAGAAAACTTCTGGGATTTGTTCGATATTGCCTTCGGTACACAATACGATCGTACCGTTGCAAAAACTGTGCGATCGCAATTGCAAGCTAGCGATTTTAGTCAACTTCCCCAAGTTGAGTTAGTTAGCAACAATATTCTGGGAAATACGAACCGGACTTATGCTGTCAGCAAGAATACAAATAAAGAGACGATTTTTGCTAATTCAGTCTCTAATGTAGAGAGTTCTCACTCCTTCTGTACAATTCCTCCAGTCGATCCAAAGCTAGTCAAAAATCAACAGCAACAGTCAGTAGCGAGTGTATCAGCTGCTTTAGATTTGTCTCAAACTTTCTTCCTAAACAGCTTACTAGGAGCTAACCAGACAATTTATTTAGATTTTAACGGGCATACCACCTCTGGTACTTACTGGAACACAAGCTACAAAGGTGGGGCTGATATCATTACTCCCGCTTTTGACTTTGACGATAATACAGCGTCCTTTAGTTCAGCTGAACTTGAAACAATTCAATATATCTGGCAGCGCGTTGCTGAGGATTTCAGCCCGTTTAATGTTAATGTCACAACCCAGGCTCCAGCAAATATCAATGATTTGATTAACAGCGGTAGTGGCGATACTCGCTGGGGTGTGCGTGTTGTGATTGGTGGTAGCAGTTACGATTGGTATGGTGGTGCAGCCGGAGGAGTCGCCTATGTTGGTTCTTTCAACTGGGATAGTGATACTCCCGCTTATGTTTTTAATAAACAATTGGGTAATGGTGACGAAAAATCTACGGCTGATGCCATTTCTCATGAAGTAGGTCATACTCTGGGACTTGACCACGATGGACGAATTACCCCCCAGGAAGAATACTACTATGGACACGGTAGTGGGGATACTGGCTGGGCACCGATTATGGGAGTAGGGTACTACCAAAACCTAGTCCAGTGGAGCAAAGGTGAGTATACTTCTGCTAATAATCTTCAAGATGATTTACAAATTATTACGACCCAAAACGGGTTTGGCTACCGAGCCGATGATTCTGGTGATACAATTGCTACAGCAAAGCCACTGAGCATTTCTGGTACATCTGTGAGTGGTAGTGGCATCATTGAACGTAATACAGATATAGATTTCTATAGTTTTGTCACGGGTGCTGGTTCCATTAGTTTGACAGTGAATCCCTTTAGTCAGGGCCCAAACCTAGACATTTTGGCAGAGCTATACAATTCTGCTGGTGTCTTAATTGCATCGTCTAATCCATCAGACCTACTATCTGCAAATATCACAACAAGTGTTGCGGCTGGAACTTATTACCTGAAAATTGATGGTGTGGGCAAAGGAAATCCTCTTTCTACTGGCTATACAGATTACGGCAGTTTAGGGCAGTACTTTATCAGTGGTAGTATTATCACTAATAATATTCCTGCGATCGCTCTAGCCGTATCTCCAAGTAGCGTCAATGAAGATGGAACCACCAACCTAGTCTACACCTTCACCAGAACTGGAAGCACTAGCGATGCCTTAACCGTGAAGTATAACGTTGCTGGTACAGCCACCTTCAATATAGACTACACTCAAAGCGGTGCAGTAAGTTTTGATGGAACCGCAGGAACTATTCGCTTTGCCGCTGGTGCAAGTACGGGAGTTTTGACTATTAACCCGACAGCAGACACGACTGTTGAAAGTAATGAAACCGTTGCTTTAACTTTAGCAACAGGCATCAATTATACTATCAGCACTACAACAGGCGTAACTGGAACCATTACTAATGATGATTTTCCATCCATCAACCTGAGTGCTAAACAGACGATAGTCGAAGGTTACACCACTCCTCAAAACGCTACTTATACTGTTAGTCTCTCCAACGCCAGCACCCAAATCATTACCGTTAAATATGCCACTGCCAACGGTACAGCTACAGCAGGTGTAGACTATACCAGCACCGCAGGAACTCTTACCTTCAATCCAGGAGACACAAGTAAAGTCATTAATATCCCGATTCTCAATGATTCCATTAATGAAGCCAATGAAACCTTTACTCTAACTTTGACCTCTCCCACCAATGCCAGCCTTGGTACAACCAAAACTGTTACAACAACCATAACCGATACTCTGACTGCCTCTGTGACTACCACCTTACCAACCAACGTCGAAAACCTCACCTTAACAGGCACGACAACAATCAATGGTACAGGTAACAGTTTTAACAACTTCATCTTTGGTAATAGTGTTAACAACACTTTGAATAGCAGAGCAGGCAATGATACGTTAGATGGGAATGTCGGCAATGATATCCTCAATGGTGAGGAGGGCAATGATAGTCTACAGGGTGGCCCCGGCAATGACGTACTTAATGGCGGGTCTGAAAACGATATCCTTATCGGTGTTTGGCCTGGTAGTCCCCTTGCACCTGGATTAGGGGAAATTGATAAATTGACTGGCGGAATTGGTGTAGATAGATTTGTCGTTGGGGATGCGACAAATGTCTTCTACAATGACGGCAATAATTCCAATGCCGGTTTGACTGACTATGCTTTAATTAAAGACTTCAACTCAAGTCAAGACAAAATTCAATTGAAAGGAGCAGCAAATCGGTATCTGCTGAGAGCATCTCCTATCTCTAGCGTATCTGGTACTGCTATCTACCTAGACACAAATAACAATTTGGCATTCAATTCAACCGATGAGTTGATTGCAATTGTTCAAGGTTCTACAGGATTGAATCTGACGGCTAGCTACTTCGCTTATGTTTAG
- a CDS encoding helix-turn-helix transcriptional regulator, with product MAGGKSETPVSLSDRELQIIDLVAAGLTNQEIAGKLEISKRTVDNHISNILTKTETDNRVALVRWALQWGKVCLNDVNCCTLPNQIE from the coding sequence ATGGCTGGTGGCAAGTCTGAGACCCCCGTTAGTCTGTCAGACAGAGAACTGCAAATTATCGACTTAGTAGCCGCTGGCTTAACTAACCAAGAGATTGCAGGAAAACTGGAGATTAGCAAGCGTACAGTTGATAACCATATCAGTAATATTCTCACCAAGACCGAGACAGATAATCGAGTAGCCCTTGTCCGCTGGGCTTTACAGTGGGGCAAAGTCTGTTTGAACGATGTCAATTGCTGTACTCTGCCTAACCAGATCGAATAA
- a CDS encoding carbohydrate kinase, whose translation MSNPRVLCLGEILFDCLADQLGLKLEEVKSWTPYPGGAPANVACALVKLGTSAGFIGAVGEDEPGNALVKLLQDVGVETTGVQRHPTAPTRQVYVTRDLAGDRTFAGFGQYDTSEFADTRLQAKQLPNSLFQEADFLVLGTLELAYPESEEAIHRALELAEHYDLKIVLDVNWRPVFWDEPNIAHQKIPELFKRVDFLKLSKEEAEWLFETADPGAITYRLASIEGVLVTDGENGCTYCLGENEGKLPSFSIPVVDTTGAGDSFLAGFIHQLSQYGIHSLRDAEIAKRIVTYASAVGALTTIKAGAIASQPTNAEVEAFLATHQL comes from the coding sequence ATGAGCAATCCCCGTGTTTTGTGCCTTGGTGAAATTTTGTTTGATTGTTTAGCCGATCAATTGGGGCTAAAGCTGGAAGAAGTGAAATCTTGGACTCCCTACCCAGGAGGGGCACCAGCTAACGTAGCCTGTGCTTTAGTCAAGTTGGGTACATCAGCGGGATTTATTGGAGCTGTTGGCGAAGATGAACCAGGGAATGCATTGGTCAAGCTATTACAAGATGTAGGTGTAGAAACGACGGGGGTACAACGCCATCCCACAGCGCCAACGCGGCAAGTTTATGTTACACGGGATCTGGCTGGCGATCGCACCTTCGCCGGATTTGGTCAGTATGATACTTCTGAATTTGCCGATACTCGCCTGCAAGCTAAACAATTGCCAAATTCATTGTTTCAAGAGGCAGATTTTCTGGTTTTGGGTACTTTGGAATTAGCCTATCCTGAAAGTGAAGAGGCAATTCACCGCGCTTTAGAGTTAGCAGAACATTACGACTTAAAAATTGTGTTGGATGTCAACTGGCGTCCTGTATTTTGGGATGAACCAAACATTGCCCATCAAAAAATTCCAGAATTATTTAAGCGAGTTGATTTTCTGAAACTCTCCAAAGAAGAAGCGGAATGGCTATTTGAAACCGCAGATCCCGGAGCCATCACTTATCGTCTAGCTTCCATTGAAGGGGTATTGGTGACAGATGGGGAAAACGGTTGCACTTATTGTCTGGGTGAGAACGAAGGCAAATTACCCTCGTTTTCCATTCCTGTAGTTGATACAACTGGTGCAGGAGATAGCTTTTTGGCAGGATTTATCCATCAGTTGAGTCAGTATGGTATCCACAGCTTGCGGGATGCAGAAATCGCAAAACGCATTGTCACCTATGCCAGTGCTGTTGGAGCGCTGACTACCATTAAAGCAGGTGCGATCGCTTCTCAACCTACAAATGCTGAAGTTGAAGCTTTTCTAGCCACACATCAACTTTAG
- a CDS encoding DUF6006 family protein translates to MKNITKWLLGLAIVPASLVLVSSHAKASQIAGEWFFGLWDCNIDGRPAQMQWKVVDDPQTTCSGDVCSTTSGVRLVGRFSDNGSAWVPLGKRFSSTKRQDLGIRYLGAEQDNWYLKYNSHTKIADGWTTWRGKRYPLQCRNRR, encoded by the coding sequence ATGAAAAACATTACAAAATGGCTTTTGGGTTTGGCAATTGTTCCTGCAAGTTTAGTATTAGTATCTAGTCATGCTAAAGCCAGTCAAATAGCTGGTGAGTGGTTCTTTGGTCTCTGGGATTGTAATATTGACGGTAGACCAGCCCAAATGCAGTGGAAAGTAGTCGATGATCCACAAACTACTTGTAGTGGTGATGTTTGCTCTACGACTTCTGGTGTCCGTCTCGTCGGACGGTTTAGTGATAATGGTAGTGCGTGGGTTCCTCTAGGAAAACGTTTTTCCAGCACAAAAAGACAGGATTTAGGTATTCGTTATTTAGGTGCAGAACAAGATAACTGGTATCTCAAATACAACAGTCATACTAAAATCGCAGATGGTTGGACGACATGGCGGGGTAAGCGCTACCCACTGCAATGTCGTAATCGCAGATAA
- a CDS encoding polysaccharide deacetylase family protein, protein MQFAPLFPIFYRILQPSFPNCLWRGNSQTKAIALTFDDGPHPQYTPEVLAVLDRYKITASFFWLGVCVNRSPAIAKAVSDRGHWIGLHGYDHRSFPLLSPNDLKETLEKTQAAICNACNLQPEQVRDVRPPNGLFTPATLKLFFEWNYRPVMWSVVPEDWVRPGVSTVIERIMQQVKNGSIIVLHDGACGGQDVAATIQILIPQLLQQGYEFVSIDNLWQQA, encoded by the coding sequence ATGCAATTTGCACCTCTATTCCCAATTTTCTACCGCATTCTTCAGCCGAGTTTTCCCAACTGTCTTTGGCGTGGAAATTCTCAGACTAAAGCGATCGCACTCACATTCGATGATGGGCCACATCCCCAATACACACCTGAAGTCTTAGCTGTATTAGATCGTTACAAGATTACAGCGAGTTTTTTTTGGTTGGGTGTTTGCGTCAACCGTTCACCAGCCATTGCAAAAGCGGTTAGCGATCGCGGACACTGGATCGGATTGCATGGCTACGATCATCGCTCTTTTCCCTTACTTTCCCCAAATGACTTAAAGGAAACTTTAGAAAAAACCCAAGCTGCTATCTGCAACGCCTGCAATCTGCAACCCGAACAAGTGCGAGATGTCCGCCCTCCCAATGGTTTATTTACACCTGCTACTTTAAAATTGTTCTTTGAGTGGAATTACCGCCCAGTGATGTGGAGCGTTGTACCAGAAGATTGGGTACGTCCAGGTGTAAGCACTGTGATCGAGCGAATTATGCAGCAGGTTAAAAATGGTTCAATAATTGTTTTGCATGATGGTGCTTGCGGTGGACAAGATGTTGCTGCCACAATTCAAATTCTCATTCCGCAACTACTACAACAAGGTTATGAGTTTGTGAGCATTGATAATCTGTGGCAGCAAGCCTAA
- a CDS encoding RnfABCDGE type electron transport complex subunit D translates to MLLKDIRDYQILFLGLFLVLGIGTRDWTLRPELIGVAIATSLATQWILSWLVGKEEVTNLRSALITSLGLSLLLRADHWTTMAIAAVLAIASKFIFQVGDKHFFNPANFGIISALILTPDAWVSPGQWGEEWWYGLLFFGTGGMILQRVGRWDTTAAFLGSYSLLEAIRNLWLGWTWDVYWHRLMSGSLLLFALFMITDPRSIPNSRIGRVVWAICIAGLTFILRNYFFISTAVFWALFALAPLSILLDVLWLAPRFAWQEGDEKAEVNFLLSTKKLEV, encoded by the coding sequence ATGTTGCTCAAAGATATACGAGATTATCAAATTCTATTTCTCGGCTTGTTCTTAGTCTTGGGAATCGGTACACGAGATTGGACGCTGCGACCAGAATTGATTGGGGTAGCGATCGCCACAAGTCTTGCAACCCAATGGATATTGTCATGGTTAGTAGGGAAAGAAGAAGTAACTAATCTTCGCAGTGCTTTAATTACCTCACTGGGACTCAGTTTGCTGTTGCGGGCTGATCATTGGACGACAATGGCGATCGCGGCAGTTCTTGCGATCGCCAGCAAATTTATTTTCCAAGTCGGCGATAAGCATTTCTTCAATCCCGCCAACTTTGGCATCATATCTGCCTTGATTCTCACCCCCGATGCTTGGGTTTCGCCGGGACAATGGGGTGAAGAGTGGTGGTATGGGCTATTATTTTTCGGCACTGGTGGCATGATTTTGCAGCGCGTTGGTCGTTGGGACACCACAGCAGCTTTTTTGGGTTCTTACTCTTTGCTAGAAGCCATTCGCAACCTCTGGCTGGGTTGGACTTGGGATGTTTACTGGCATCGATTGATGAGTGGATCTTTGCTGCTGTTCGCCCTATTTATGATTACAGATCCGCGATCGATCCCTAATTCCCGAATTGGGCGTGTAGTTTGGGCAATCTGCATCGCTGGATTAACCTTTATCTTGCGAAATTATTTCTTTATTTCCACAGCAGTTTTCTGGGCGCTGTTTGCCCTTGCACCTTTAAGCATCTTGCTAGATGTTCTCTGGTTAGCGCCGAGGTTTGCTTGGCAAGAGGGAGATGAGAAAGCAGAGGTGAATTTCTTACTCAGCACTAAAAAATTAGAGGTATAA
- a CDS encoding DUF2330 domain-containing protein — MKFFRLLTPLLLAIVAVLWFAPAAWAFCGFYVAKADTKLYNKASQVVMARDGDRTVLTMANDFQGEVKDFAIVIPVPTVLQKEQVHVTEPKIIERLDAFSAPRLVEYFDSDPCAPIGNYDRMDAVPAPSAARSEAGNARGNASLGVTVEARFNVGEYDIVILSAKESGGLETWLKRNGYKIPRGAKQLLQPYIRSSMKFFVAKVNLDKFEQSGYQFLRPLQISYQSPKFMLPIRLGMINATKEQDLIVYILSPQGQAEITNYRTVKIPSNENIPLFVKEEFGEFYKSMFQTAYTKEDRKVGFLEYAWDMSSCDPCSAEPLTPEELKQAGVFWLDDNSASDVPVSPSFRRPFPRSNNVFISRLHVRYTRDKFPEDLIFQQTANRESFQGRYVLQHPFQGELKCQAGREYKRSLPKRFEQEAQTLAKLTNWKIQDIRNKMKLSVGNLRYSWWENLLSWVGLY, encoded by the coding sequence ATGAAGTTTTTTCGACTTTTAACACCATTATTGTTAGCAATTGTAGCTGTTTTGTGGTTTGCACCCGCAGCTTGGGCATTTTGTGGATTTTATGTAGCCAAGGCTGATACAAAACTGTATAACAAAGCTTCTCAGGTGGTAATGGCGCGCGATGGCGATCGCACTGTTCTAACAATGGCAAACGACTTTCAAGGCGAAGTCAAAGATTTTGCAATAGTAATACCAGTGCCAACGGTGCTGCAAAAAGAACAAGTTCACGTGACTGAACCCAAGATTATCGAGCGCCTAGATGCTTTTAGTGCGCCGCGATTGGTAGAATATTTTGACTCAGATCCCTGTGCCCCAATAGGTAATTACGATCGGATGGATGCAGTACCAGCGCCATCTGCCGCCAGAAGTGAGGCTGGGAATGCAAGGGGCAATGCTAGTTTAGGTGTAACAGTCGAAGCTCGTTTCAATGTTGGCGAATATGACATTGTGATCCTCAGCGCAAAAGAATCTGGTGGACTCGAAACTTGGCTCAAACGCAATGGCTACAAAATTCCCAGAGGTGCGAAACAGTTACTTCAGCCTTATATTCGCTCCTCAATGAAATTCTTTGTTGCCAAAGTTAACTTAGATAAATTCGAGCAATCTGGCTACCAGTTCCTCCGTCCGCTACAAATTTCCTACCAATCGCCTAAATTCATGCTGCCAATTCGTTTGGGTATGATCAATGCCACAAAAGAGCAGGATTTGATTGTCTACATTCTCTCACCTCAAGGACAGGCAGAAATCACCAACTACCGGACTGTGAAAATACCCTCCAACGAGAATATTCCCTTGTTTGTCAAAGAAGAATTTGGAGAATTCTACAAATCCATGTTTCAAACTGCCTACACCAAAGAAGACAGGAAAGTTGGTTTTTTAGAATACGCTTGGGATATGAGTAGTTGCGATCCTTGTTCTGCTGAACCCCTAACCCCAGAAGAACTCAAGCAAGCAGGCGTATTTTGGCTAGATGATAATTCTGCAAGCGATGTGCCAGTCAGCCCCAGCTTTCGTCGTCCCTTTCCCAGAAGTAATAATGTCTTCATTTCTCGGCTGCATGTCCGCTACACCCGCGACAAATTCCCTGAAGACTTGATATTTCAACAAACTGCCAACAGAGAATCTTTCCAAGGGCGTTATGTTTTACAACATCCGTTCCAAGGGGAACTCAAATGTCAGGCGGGTAGAGAATATAAGCGGTCTTTGCCAAAGCGTTTTGAGCAAGAAGCCCAAACTTTAGCTAAACTAACCAACTGGAAAATCCAAGATATTCGTAACAAAATGAAGCTGAGTGTCGGTAATTTGAGATATTCTTGGTGGGAAAATTTATTGTCTTGGGTAGGATTGTATTAA
- a CDS encoding Uma2 family endonuclease, whose protein sequence is MSVIVAKWTIDEYHRMIDAGILSDRKVELLKGEIVEIFAEGEPHAYSSGEAGDYLAKLLTGRAKIRHAKPITLPNNSEPEPDIAIVQPLGREYRQHHPYPENIFWLIEYSNSSLEKDLETKSKIYAEAGILEYWVVNLKKLHLIVFREILDGEYATKLTLAGGTIQPLVFPNVFVAVEQIINS, encoded by the coding sequence ATGAGTGTGATAGTTGCTAAGTGGACGATTGACGAATATCACCGGATGATTGACGCTGGCATTTTGAGCGATCGCAAAGTTGAACTACTTAAAGGAGAAATTGTCGAAATCTTCGCAGAAGGAGAGCCTCACGCTTATAGTAGTGGTGAAGCTGGTGACTATCTAGCAAAGTTATTGACTGGACGAGCTAAAATTCGTCATGCTAAACCAATTACCCTACCCAACAACTCTGAACCCGAACCAGATATTGCCATTGTTCAACCTTTAGGACGCGAGTATCGACAGCATCATCCATATCCAGAAAACATTTTCTGGTTGATTGAGTATTCTAACTCTAGTTTAGAAAAAGATTTAGAGACAAAAAGCAAAATATATGCAGAAGCCGGTATTTTAGAATATTGGGTTGTTAATCTAAAAAAGTTACATCTGATAGTGTTTCGAGAAATCTTAGATGGAGAATACGCAACAAAACTGACATTAGCTGGGGGAACAATTCAACCGCTTGTATTCCCAAATGTTTTTGTTGCTGTGGAACAAATTATTAACAGCTAA
- a CDS encoding UvrD-helicase domain-containing protein, whose translation MDNSLQIDNVQSFAEVISNNDNLWNFLVGREVINFSGIRGRIILLCDRGKGSQIRVDLRITVIDSAGARDCVRCKFFRIEEFISEFNKIDPPFCSEEILLLMQAKNLERERYKTEIRKEEKRELEKQEAKRKEIARRRVEKQALLIRLKEQFEQDFLNAENLYQTKYTEHISFQQYQAEKLNYVQSWVKANLNSSPDLEQAAAIGAVEDHIQVVARAGSGKTSTLVNRALFLQKHCGVTPNEILILAFNRKAAEEIRERLTLELQSSIPHVMTFHALAYALVHPEKSILFNEPDGQQNKAQALQTVIYEYHRKPDVYEKIRVLMMANFREDWERIAWGGYDKSPEEMLRYRRSLPREGLDGNYYKSFGEKVIANFLLEHDITYKYERNFWWNDINYRPDFTIVTGENQGIVIEYFGLEGDPDYDLMSEQKREYWRNHPNWHFVELSPTTLRFEEVEGFCALLKRCLESYGRKCDRLTEDEIWTKIRLRVIDRFTKVVEGFIQRCRKLSLTSEKLASLVDNHKCASDVEQRFLELAQKFYQSYLQQLQATGEDDFDGLMQKAAAIIASGQTVFRRKSGTGDLKCLRYILIDEYQDFSELFHHLIEAIRQQNPQAQFFCVGDDWQAINGFAGSDLRFYQNFAEFFQPSQKLNIATNYRSATSIVDIGNTLMHGLGTPARAHKTIFGTVEIADMGQFNPNLNEQKDHPGDNITPAILRLVNKIIKDGKTVVLLSRKNSLPWYVNYGKGSSKDKVLDNFLNLVRSYLPEESKKAVSISTAHKYKGLQNDVVIILDAVPRCYPLIHPDLMFSRVLGDSIEQVVDEERRLFYVALTRAVEHLFILTETKNFSPFLEELKSRKRINLLDWLDYPPFVGNIQCITVKVGNQARKGGNGTYAIKHLLNAEGYTWRTIEWSAWCCTYPAQDFSIQQYFDNAQWISSACGIEVRFYDDLENMLAKYLVDQGEYTPIINNIPKADLEIKF comes from the coding sequence ATGGATAACAGTTTACAGATTGACAATGTTCAAAGCTTTGCAGAAGTAATAAGTAATAACGATAACCTTTGGAATTTTTTAGTTGGAAGAGAAGTTATAAATTTTTCGGGAATACGAGGAAGAATTATCTTATTGTGCGATAGAGGAAAAGGATCACAAATACGTGTAGATTTACGAATTACTGTAATAGACTCTGCTGGAGCTAGAGATTGTGTCAGATGCAAATTCTTCAGAATAGAAGAATTTATTAGCGAATTCAATAAGATAGATCCGCCTTTTTGTTCTGAAGAAATTCTTCTATTAATGCAAGCGAAAAACCTAGAGAGAGAAAGATATAAAACAGAAATACGAAAGGAGGAAAAACGTGAATTAGAAAAACAGGAAGCAAAAAGAAAGGAAATAGCGAGACGAAGGGTAGAAAAGCAAGCTTTACTTATAAGGTTAAAAGAACAATTTGAGCAAGATTTTCTCAATGCTGAGAACTTATATCAAACTAAATATACTGAACACATATCATTTCAACAGTACCAAGCTGAAAAGTTAAATTATGTACAATCTTGGGTAAAAGCTAACTTGAATTCCTCACCTGACCTTGAACAAGCAGCAGCAATTGGTGCTGTGGAAGATCATATACAAGTAGTAGCACGGGCTGGAAGTGGCAAAACTTCAACATTGGTCAATCGTGCTTTATTTTTACAAAAACATTGCGGTGTTACACCCAATGAAATATTAATTTTAGCTTTCAATCGCAAGGCTGCGGAAGAAATACGAGAGCGCCTTACTCTAGAATTACAAAGCTCTATTCCTCATGTAATGACTTTCCATGCATTAGCTTATGCTTTAGTTCATCCAGAAAAAAGCATTCTTTTCAATGAACCAGATGGACAACAGAACAAAGCCCAAGCTTTACAGACTGTAATTTATGAGTATCACCGCAAGCCAGATGTTTATGAAAAAATTCGCGTTTTGATGATGGCGAACTTTCGTGAAGACTGGGAGCGCATCGCTTGGGGTGGTTATGATAAAAGTCCTGAAGAAATGTTGCGTTACCGTCGCTCATTGCCAAGAGAAGGGCTTGACGGAAACTACTACAAGTCTTTTGGTGAGAAAGTAATTGCAAATTTTTTATTGGAACACGACATTACATACAAATACGAGCGTAATTTTTGGTGGAATGACATTAATTATCGCCCTGATTTTACGATTGTTACTGGAGAAAATCAGGGAATAGTGATTGAATATTTTGGACTAGAAGGCGATCCAGATTACGATCTCATGTCGGAACAAAAGCGAGAATATTGGCGAAATCATCCTAACTGGCATTTTGTAGAATTATCCCCCACAACCCTCAGATTTGAGGAAGTAGAAGGTTTTTGTGCTTTACTCAAGCGATGTCTTGAAAGTTATGGTAGAAAGTGCGATCGCTTGACTGAAGACGAGATTTGGACAAAAATTAGACTTAGAGTTATAGACCGTTTTACCAAAGTAGTAGAAGGATTTATCCAGCGTTGTCGCAAACTCTCCCTCACTTCAGAAAAATTAGCCTCTCTCGTTGATAATCATAAGTGTGCTAGTGATGTCGAGCAGCGTTTTTTGGAGCTTGCACAAAAGTTTTATCAGTCCTATTTGCAACAGCTTCAGGCAACAGGCGAGGATGATTTTGATGGACTGATGCAAAAAGCTGCCGCAATTATCGCATCAGGACAAACTGTATTTCGCCGTAAATCTGGCACTGGCGATTTAAAGTGTCTTCGATACATACTGATTGATGAATATCAAGATTTTTCAGAACTTTTCCACCATTTAATAGAAGCAATTCGACAACAAAATCCTCAAGCACAATTTTTCTGTGTTGGTGATGACTGGCAAGCAATTAATGGTTTTGCTGGTTCTGACCTTCGCTTTTACCAGAATTTCGCGGAGTTTTTCCAGCCTTCGCAAAAACTCAATATAGCTACTAATTACCGTTCTGCTACTTCAATTGTCGATATCGGTAATACATTGATGCATGGATTGGGTACTCCTGCACGCGCCCACAAAACCATATTTGGAACGGTTGAAATTGCTGATATGGGACAATTTAATCCAAATCTAAACGAGCAAAAAGATCATCCAGGAGACAATATAACACCTGCTATATTACGCTTAGTAAATAAAATTATTAAAGATGGTAAAACTGTGGTTTTACTAAGCCGAAAGAATAGTTTACCTTGGTATGTAAATTATGGTAAAGGTAGCTCAAAAGATAAGGTACTCGACAACTTCTTAAACTTGGTACGCTCCTACCTTCCTGAAGAATCAAAAAAGGCTGTAAGCATATCAACCGCTCACAAGTATAAAGGTCTTCAGAATGATGTAGTTATAATACTTGATGCTGTCCCTCGTTGTTACCCATTAATACACCCTGATTTGATGTTTAGCCGTGTTTTGGGTGATAGCATTGAGCAAGTAGTTGATGAGGAGCGTCGTCTTTTTTACGTTGCCTTAACTCGTGCAGTAGAGCATTTATTTATTCTCACAGAAACCAAAAACTTCTCACCTTTCCTTGAAGAATTAAAAAGTAGGAAAAGAATTAACTTACTTGATTGGTTAGATTATCCGCCTTTTGTTGGAAACATACAGTGCATTACTGTTAAAGTGGGTAATCAGGCTAGAAAAGGTGGAAACGGCACTTATGCAATCAAACATTTACTTAACGCTGAAGGCTATACCTGGAGGACAATTGAATGGTCAGCTTGGTGTTGTACCTATCCTGCACAGGATTTTTCAATCCAACAATATTTTGATAACGCTCAGTGGATTTCTAGCGCTTGTGGAATCGAGGTGCGATTTTATGACGATTTAGAGAATATGCTGGCAAAGTATCTTGTTGATCAAGGAGAATATACTCCCATCATTAACAACATTCCTAAAGCCGATTTAGAAATAAAGTTTTAG